The proteins below are encoded in one region of Manis javanica isolate MJ-LG chromosome 8, MJ_LKY, whole genome shotgun sequence:
- the IMP3 gene encoding U3 small nucleolar ribonucleoprotein protein IMP3, with protein sequence MVRKLKFHEQKLLKQVDFLNWEVTDHNLHELRVLRRYRLQRREDYTRYNQLSRAVRELARRLRDLPERDPFRVRASAALLDKLYALGLVPTRGSLELCDFVTASSFCRRRLPTVLLKLRMAQHLQAAVAFVEQGHVRVGPDVVTDPAFLVTRSMEDYVTWVDSSKIRRHVLEYNEERDDFDLEA encoded by the coding sequence ATGGTGCGGAAGCTTAAGTTCCACGAGCAGAAGCTGCTGAAGCAGGTGGACTTCCTGAACTGGGAGGTCACCGACCACAATCTGCACGAGCTGCGCGTGTTGCGGCGGTATCGGCTGCAGCGGCGCGAGGACTACACGCGCTACAACCAGTTGAGCCGTGCCGTGCGTGAGCTGGCGCGGCGCCTGCGCGACCTGCCCGAGAGAGACCCGTTCCGTGTGCGCGCTTCGGCCGCGCTGCTGGACAAGCTGTATGCCCTCGGCCTGGTGCCCACGCGCGGCTCGCTGGAGCTCTGCGACTTCGTCACGGCCTCATCTTTCTGCCGCCGCCGCCTGCCCACCGTGCTCCTTAAACTGCGCATGGCGCAGCACCTCCAGGCCGCCGTGGCCTTCGTGGAGCAGGGCCACGTGCGCGTGGGCCCGGACGTGGTCACCGACCCCGCCTTCCTGGTCACGCGCAGCATGGAGGACTACGTCACCTGGGTTGACTCGTCCAAGATCAGGCGGCACGTGCTGGAGTACAACGAGGAGCGCGACGACTTCGACCTGGAGGCCTAG